Proteins from a single region of Deltaproteobacteria bacterium:
- a CDS encoding DUF4926 domain-containing protein, whose protein sequence is MDFTLYTEVIIVRDAPEEGVRAGDIGIVVGRHEVAGLETGYSVEFFDMLGNTVAVATVPGSVLRVPTHADRPAVRCESLPA, encoded by the coding sequence ATGGATTTCACTTTATATACTGAAGTCATCATCGTGCGGGACGCGCCGGAGGAAGGGGTACGAGCGGGAGATATCGGGATCGTAGTGGGACGTCATGAGGTTGCAGGACTTGAGACCGGGTACAGCGTGGAGTTTTTCGACATGCTGGGCAACACGGTTGCCGTCGCTACCGTTCCTGGCAGTGTATTACGGGTGCCAACCCACGCGGACAGACCAGCAGTCCGCTGCGAATCGCTCCCTGCGTAA
- a CDS encoding MFS transporter translates to MTHRATAPTTTGGNNIAAPDTQVLPATLGLLLAQFLGAFNDNFFKIVVSLFAVSASGASGGGALSAISAIFILPFLLFSGYAGHVADAYSKRAVLVVTKVLEILTMIVGLFALLSGQFWLMLTVLFLLALEATFFSPAKYGILPELVAVRDLSHANGLLEMGSFLAIILGTSLGSILFATWKDRLGWVGLITIALATLGTLASLRVPAVPAARARQALQLSPFAEITLGLRRLRSDRTLWMTVISISYFWFLGALMQMNILLFGKEVMGLDDLRVGLLSAFIALGIGTGSFAAGRLSGDKVELGLVPLGAIGMGVFSLILAYSAASYVLVAATLAVLGFSGGLFIVPLNASLQQKSGQEERGRLLATNNFLNTIGILLASGVLWLFRDYFQIYADTIALIFGVLTLIATVYLLHTLPDFLAHFCLWLRCNLRLVQL, encoded by the coding sequence ATGACACACAGAGCAACCGCACCAACGACAACCGGTGGCAACAACATCGCCGCGCCGGACACCCAGGTGCTTCCCGCCACGCTGGGCCTGCTGCTGGCCCAATTTCTTGGCGCGTTCAACGACAATTTCTTTAAGATCGTCGTCTCGCTGTTCGCAGTCAGCGCTTCCGGCGCATCCGGCGGTGGTGCACTGTCGGCGATCAGCGCGATTTTCATCTTGCCGTTCCTACTCTTCTCCGGTTACGCGGGACACGTGGCTGACGCCTACAGCAAACGCGCCGTGCTCGTCGTCACCAAGGTGCTGGAAATTCTCACCATGATCGTCGGGCTGTTCGCCCTGCTGTCAGGTCAGTTTTGGCTCATGCTGACCGTGCTCTTTCTGCTCGCGCTCGAAGCGACGTTCTTCAGCCCGGCGAAGTACGGCATTTTGCCGGAACTGGTCGCCGTCAGAGATCTGTCCCACGCCAACGGTCTGCTAGAAATGGGCAGCTTCCTGGCGATCATTCTCGGCACCTCGCTGGGCAGCATTCTCTTCGCCACCTGGAAAGATCGTCTCGGCTGGGTCGGCCTCATTACCATCGCGCTCGCGACCCTGGGAACCCTGGCGAGTTTGCGCGTACCGGCGGTGCCGGCGGCACGCGCACGCCAAGCGCTTCAGCTCAGCCCTTTTGCGGAAATTACCCTTGGCTTACGGCGGCTGCGCAGCGACCGAACGTTGTGGATGACGGTCATCAGCATTTCCTACTTCTGGTTCCTCGGGGCCCTGATGCAGATGAACATCCTGCTCTTCGGCAAAGAGGTCATGGGTCTCGACGATCTGCGGGTTGGGTTGCTGAGTGCGTTCATCGCTCTCGGCATCGGCACCGGCAGTTTCGCCGCCGGACGTTTGTCGGGCGATAAAGTCGAACTCGGACTCGTCCCTCTTGGCGCTATCGGCATGGGCGTGTTCTCGCTCATCCTCGCGTATTCGGCAGCGTCATACGTGTTGGTCGCGGCGACGCTGGCGGTCTTGGGTTTCTCGGGTGGGCTGTTCATCGTACCGCTCAACGCCTCGCTCCAGCAGAAAAGCGGGCAGGAGGAAAGAGGCCGTCTGCTAGCCACCAACAACTTTCTCAACACCATCGGCATTCTGCTCGCCTCGGGCGTGCTGTGGCTGTTCCGCGATTACTTCCAGATTTATGCCGATACCATCGCGCTCATTTTCGGCGTGCTGACCTTGATCGCCACCGTCTACTTGCTGCACACGCTGCCCGACTTCCTGGCGCACTTCTGTTTGTGGCTCCGCTGCAATCTTCGCCTTGTTCAGCTCTAG
- a CDS encoding SET domain-containing protein-lysine N-methyltransferase translates to MKDLSYRSAKTEVRESLIHGKGLFARGAISVGEVVAVKGGHILTRQEWATLEPQLGSTEIQIAEELFIAPAQQEQREGCMLYTNHSCEPNTAIQGQIVFVAMRDIAPNEELTHDWATTDDLDYVMACNCGSPNCRRTVTGQDWTKKELQEKYKGWFCWFIQRKIDALSSNNGLNQTDSPLVL, encoded by the coding sequence ATGAAAGACCTCAGTTATCGTTCTGCGAAGACGGAAGTGCGAGAGAGCCTGATTCATGGCAAAGGTCTGTTTGCAAGAGGGGCGATTTCAGTAGGAGAGGTTGTGGCTGTGAAGGGAGGCCATATTCTCACTCGGCAGGAATGGGCAACCCTGGAACCGCAACTCGGATCGACGGAGATCCAGATCGCAGAGGAGCTTTTCATTGCCCCGGCTCAACAAGAACAACGAGAAGGCTGCATGCTGTACACTAATCACTCTTGCGAGCCCAACACCGCAATTCAGGGGCAGATCGTTTTCGTCGCAATGAGAGATATTGCGCCTAACGAAGAGTTGACGCACGATTGGGCAACGACGGATGACCTGGATTATGTCATGGCGTGTAATTGTGGAAGCCCCAACTGCCGCCGTACCGTTACGGGACAAGATTGGACAAAGAAGGAACTGCAAGAGAAATATAAGGGATGGTTCTGCTGGTTCATCCAGAGGAAGATCGACGCATTGTCGTCCAACAATGGTTTGAACCAGACGGATTCCCCGCTCGTACTCTGA
- a CDS encoding GNAT family N-acetyltransferase translates to MKFSEVTLEGQFVRLEPLSTKHREELCAAVADGELWNLFVTLVPRPSQIDEFLRNACDDHERGEGLAFATTEINSNQVVGSTRFMKANLPNKRVEIGYTFLGKSWQKTRINTEAKYLMLEYAFESLGMNRVELLTDYLNSNSRRAILRLGAKEEGILRSHMVMPDGRIRDSVLYSIIRAEWPGVKQLLSAKLA, encoded by the coding sequence ATGAAATTTTCAGAGGTTACCTTAGAAGGACAGTTCGTTCGTCTAGAGCCTCTTTCAACCAAGCATAGAGAAGAGCTATGTGCCGCAGTTGCAGACGGCGAGTTATGGAATCTCTTTGTTACATTGGTTCCTCGTCCTTCGCAAATCGACGAGTTTCTCAGAAACGCTTGCGACGATCATGAACGAGGGGAGGGACTCGCATTTGCCACAACTGAAATAAACTCAAATCAGGTAGTCGGATCAACGAGGTTTATGAAAGCAAATCTTCCAAATAAGAGAGTTGAGATAGGCTACACATTTTTGGGGAAGTCATGGCAAAAGACTCGAATCAATACGGAAGCCAAGTATCTCATGCTGGAGTATGCGTTTGAAAGTCTTGGAATGAATCGAGTCGAATTGCTCACGGACTACTTAAACAGTAATTCTCGGCGTGCAATATTACGATTGGGGGCAAAAGAAGAGGGAATCCTGAGAAGCCATATGGTAATGCCAGATGGCCGTATAAGAGATTCGGTGCTCTACAGCATCATTAGAGCGGAATGGCCTGGGGTTAAGCAGCTTTTGTCGGCGAAATTAGCCTAA
- a CDS encoding class I SAM-dependent methyltransferase: MPLHIRDAVNATDRPAVDKKLDTGRQPEQMLAFFGIQPGMKVADLWAGTGYTTEILSRAVGISGMVYSQNPPFPPEFQSIAQAWTDRLKNPALKNVIAVNKSFDANDILPAPPGSLDVVLINMNYHDLVLRNIDRAKVNAAVSQALKSGGKYALVDHSAKDGSGVKDIELHRIDEQFLINEVQKAGFTLVARSSALRHPDDDRTWSASPRTAGERRGTTDRFMLLFRKP; the protein is encoded by the coding sequence ATTCCACTGCATATCCGTGATGCAGTGAATGCAACTGATCGCCCTGCGGTCGACAAGAAACTCGATACCGGACGCCAACCAGAGCAGATGCTTGCGTTTTTCGGAATTCAGCCGGGAATGAAAGTTGCCGACCTCTGGGCTGGCACTGGATACACCACCGAGATCCTGTCGCGTGCCGTCGGAATCAGCGGGATGGTGTATTCGCAGAACCCCCCTTTTCCCCCTGAGTTCCAATCGATTGCGCAGGCATGGACAGACAGACTCAAGAACCCGGCCCTGAAAAACGTCATCGCGGTCAACAAAAGTTTTGACGCGAATGATATACTGCCAGCGCCACCGGGATCACTCGACGTCGTGCTGATAAACATGAACTACCATGATCTCGTATTGCGCAATATCGATCGTGCAAAGGTGAACGCGGCGGTATCCCAGGCGCTCAAGTCCGGTGGTAAGTACGCCCTCGTAGATCACAGCGCCAAAGACGGGAGTGGAGTTAAAGATATCGAGCTCCATCGGATCGATGAACAGTTTCTGATCAACGAAGTACAAAAGGCTGGCTTTACACTTGTGGCAAGGTCGAGCGCACTACGCCACCCAGACGACGACCGGACGTGGTCAGCCTCACCCCGCACAGCTGGCGAACGACGCGGCACGACCGACCGCTTTATGCTGCTCTTCAGAAAACCCTAA
- a CDS encoding SRPBCC family protein, translated as MTTVTYSTVFAQTADQVWAVIRDFNSYPVWVATVTESHIEEGKAGDAVGAIRNFVEFGTRIRQRLVAHSDLDRFYTYASCEPLGAITQYQGTGRVTPIVDGNRAFVEWSVTFECPEKEQESCAKLLKEAMPQWLKSLRAVLE; from the coding sequence ATGACGACAGTTACCTACAGCACGGTGTTCGCGCAGACAGCGGACCAAGTCTGGGCTGTCATCCGCGACTTCAACAGCTACCCGGTATGGGTGGCCACCGTCACTGAGAGCCATATCGAGGAAGGCAAAGCGGGTGACGCCGTCGGTGCCATCCGCAACTTCGTCGAATTTGGCACGCGTATTCGCCAACGGCTCGTGGCGCATTCAGATCTTGATCGATTCTACACATATGCGTCTTGCGAACCCCTTGGCGCGATTACCCAGTACCAAGGGACGGGACGTGTCACGCCGATCGTCGATGGGAACCGAGCGTTCGTCGAATGGTCGGTAACCTTCGAATGTCCTGAAAAAGAGCAGGAGAGCTGTGCGAAGCTCTTGAAGGAGGCAATGCCGCAATGGCTGAAGTCGCTGCGAGCTGTTCTTGAATGA
- a CDS encoding SDR family oxidoreductase produces MTLLIGKIAIITGASAGIGYATAKLFAREGAKIVVGARRQPELNTLVAEITEAGGSAVALAGDVKNEVFAKALVELATSKFGGLDIALNNAGTLGELGLSVPDLALSSWDDTLATSLTSAFLGAKYQIPAMLKRGGGSLIFTSSFVGYTVGFPQTAAYAASKAGLIGLTQALAAEYGPQNIRVNALLPGGTDTPMGRTFASSPEALAFVKGLHALKRLAQPEEIAKSALYLASDLSSFTTGTALLADGGVSINRT; encoded by the coding sequence ATGACGCTACTCATAGGTAAAATTGCAATTATTACCGGTGCGAGTGCTGGGATTGGTTATGCAACGGCCAAACTCTTCGCTCGCGAAGGCGCAAAAATTGTTGTCGGTGCGCGCCGTCAGCCAGAATTGAATACACTCGTCGCAGAGATTACTGAAGCCGGTGGCAGTGCTGTCGCACTCGCGGGAGATGTAAAGAATGAAGTCTTTGCCAAAGCGTTGGTTGAGCTGGCGACAAGTAAATTCGGCGGGCTCGATATTGCCCTCAATAATGCCGGTACGCTTGGAGAATTGGGGTTGTCCGTGCCAGACCTGGCGCTGTCCTCGTGGGACGATACGTTAGCGACCAGTCTGACCAGCGCATTCCTCGGGGCGAAGTATCAGATTCCTGCGATGCTGAAGCGTGGAGGGGGTTCGCTGATTTTTACGTCTTCGTTTGTTGGCTATACTGTTGGCTTTCCGCAAACAGCGGCTTACGCCGCTAGCAAGGCTGGACTCATCGGTCTGACTCAGGCGCTTGCCGCTGAATACGGGCCGCAAAATATACGTGTCAATGCGTTGTTGCCAGGCGGCACAGATACGCCAATGGGCCGGACCTTTGCCAGCTCACCAGAAGCTCTCGCTTTTGTGAAAGGCCTCCATGCCCTCAAACGCCTGGCCCAGCCCGAAGAAATTGCCAAATCTGCACTCTATCTAGCCTCTGATTTGTCGAGCTTTACGACCGGGACGGCACTACTTGCCGATGGCGGCGTGTCCATCAATCGGACGTGA
- a CDS encoding glucose 1-dehydrogenase — MDTLKGKVAVVTGASRGIGRATAERLAKDGAAVVVNYATSAAEANAVVEGIKAQGGKALAIQADIAKLEDIRRLYRETLSHLARLDIVVANAGYSCFKPMADITEEDFDRTYALNAKGTYFCLQEALRYLVDGGKIVCVSTIGTVLNVSGGACYFGSKAAVEQFCRVLAKEVAPRRITVNVVSPGFTETKMLLANMGPDARRDFIEMTPLHRLGQPEEVAEVIAFLVSERARWVTRQNLAVDGGIISR, encoded by the coding sequence ATGGACACCCTCAAGGGAAAAGTGGCTGTCGTGACCGGCGCCTCTAGGGGTATAGGTCGAGCCACTGCGGAACGCCTTGCAAAAGATGGCGCAGCGGTGGTGGTCAACTATGCCACAAGCGCCGCAGAGGCGAACGCAGTAGTCGAAGGCATCAAGGCTCAAGGCGGCAAGGCGTTAGCCATCCAGGCCGACATTGCCAAACTGGAGGATATACGTCGGCTCTATCGAGAGACTCTGAGCCATCTCGCTAGACTCGACATCGTGGTGGCGAACGCAGGATATTCGTGCTTCAAGCCGATGGCGGATATCACCGAGGAAGACTTCGATCGGACCTATGCGCTCAATGCCAAAGGAACGTACTTTTGTCTGCAAGAGGCGCTGCGCTACCTGGTCGATGGCGGCAAGATCGTCTGCGTGTCAACGATCGGCACAGTCCTGAATGTTTCAGGTGGCGCCTGCTATTTCGGTAGCAAGGCGGCTGTCGAACAGTTCTGTCGCGTGTTAGCGAAGGAGGTCGCTCCGCGCCGCATCACTGTTAATGTTGTTTCGCCAGGTTTTACCGAGACCAAGATGCTCTTGGCAAATATGGGACCGGACGCGCGGCGAGATTTCATCGAGATGACGCCGTTGCATCGTTTGGGACAGCCGGAAGAAGTTGCTGAAGTTATCGCTTTCCTGGTCAGCGAACGAGCGCGGTGGGTCACTCGCCAGAACCTCGCCGTGGACGGTGGGATCATAAGCCGATGA
- a CDS encoding group 1 truncated hemoglobin: MSDIGSSLYTRLGGYDAIAAVVDDLQGRLEADSLLGRYWSARRSLETDRRVRQLTIDYIAAATGGPTFYLGRDMRLAHAGMGFTKDDYAAFTRHLTATLEKFKVPELERGEVMTFIASLESQIVEK, translated from the coding sequence ATGTCAGATATTGGGAGTTCTCTATACACACGTTTGGGCGGATATGACGCAATCGCTGCAGTTGTCGATGATCTCCAGGGCCGACTGGAAGCTGATTCACTGTTGGGACGGTACTGGTCCGCCCGCCGCAGCTTGGAAACGGACAGACGAGTACGCCAACTCACCATCGATTACATAGCGGCCGCAACCGGCGGGCCTACTTTCTATCTCGGACGCGACATGCGACTCGCACATGCAGGTATGGGTTTTACCAAAGACGACTACGCGGCGTTCACCCGCCATCTGACGGCTACACTGGAGAAGTTCAAGGTGCCCGAGCTTGAGCGCGGTGAGGTGATGACCTTCATCGCCAGCTTGGAATCGCAGATCGTTGAGAAATAG
- a CDS encoding alpha/beta hydrolase — protein sequence MDHTTFEAKRRSVETPSGRVSYVEHGKGPVALFVHGVLLNGYLWRHQLAGLADMRRCIAVDLLAHGASEIKPTQDVSSDAQATMLEQFLDALKVEQVDLVGNDSGGGIGLIFAAHHPERIRSLTLTDCDAHDNWPPEPFKGFLEMAAQGGLRGALEKMLSEKEFFRSEQALGLAYERAQEVTDDTIEAYLRPFLSSPQRLRDLERFLAAFDCEQTVRVESRLRTLQVPTLIVWATDDIYFDVKWSHWLANTIPGTRRRVEFNGARLFFPEERWREFNDELRTHWTAASFG from the coding sequence ATGGACCACACAACATTCGAAGCGAAACGACGGTCAGTCGAGACACCGTCAGGACGTGTCAGCTACGTCGAACATGGCAAGGGCCCGGTGGCCCTCTTCGTGCACGGCGTCTTGCTCAACGGCTATTTGTGGCGTCACCAATTGGCGGGACTCGCCGACATGCGTCGCTGTATCGCGGTTGACCTCCTGGCTCACGGGGCCAGTGAGATCAAGCCTACCCAAGACGTCTCTTCCGATGCGCAGGCGACCATGCTTGAGCAGTTCCTCGACGCTCTCAAGGTTGAACAGGTTGACCTTGTTGGCAATGATAGCGGCGGAGGAATTGGTCTCATCTTCGCCGCGCATCATCCGGAACGTATTCGGAGCCTCACACTCACGGACTGTGATGCCCACGACAACTGGCCGCCGGAGCCATTCAAAGGTTTCCTCGAGATGGCCGCTCAGGGTGGATTGCGCGGAGCGTTGGAGAAAATGCTTTCCGAGAAAGAGTTCTTTCGCTCCGAACAGGCGCTGGGTCTCGCTTACGAGCGCGCCCAAGAGGTCACGGACGACACCATCGAAGCGTACCTGCGTCCGTTTCTCTCCTCACCGCAACGTCTTCGCGATCTCGAACGCTTCCTCGCCGCGTTCGACTGCGAGCAGACGGTACGAGTGGAATCGCGGCTCCGCACGCTCCAGGTGCCGACTCTGATCGTGTGGGCTACCGACGACATCTACTTCGACGTGAAGTGGTCACATTGGCTTGCCAACACGATCCCAGGAACGCGACGTCGAGTCGAATTCAACGGTGCCCGTCTGTTCTTTCCTGAAGAACGCTGGCGAGAGTTCAATGACGAACTCCGGACACACTGGACTGCCGCATCATTCGGCTGA
- a CDS encoding GlxA family transcriptional regulator, whose protein sequence is MSNRNGKQESERTAGIVRVPRQRGEQTHDVLRRIALVAYPDFEPLDLTGPFSVFAGTARWLREVQGVKHETYTVEVLGTEVGPLRAAGGLGILVDRSFHTIRDGIDTLLVAGGPGTRRALHNDELLAWLRRIAPRVRRLGSVCTGSFILAEAGLLDGRRATTHWAWGTELARLYPRVLVDADPIFIRDGNIYTSAGVTAGMDLALALVEEDYGREVALQIARNLVLYLRRPGGQSQFSTLLVAQGSSREPLRELQTWIAENLETDLSVLALARRVAMSPRHFARVFTHEVGMPPGQFVEKMRVEAARRRLEESPQGVKVVAVDCGFGSTDTMRRAFLRTLRVAPIAYRSRFRATAA, encoded by the coding sequence ATGTCGAACCGTAACGGGAAGCAAGAGTCAGAAAGGACGGCTGGGATCGTCCGAGTTCCTCGTCAACGAGGGGAACAAACTCACGATGTCCTGCGTCGCATTGCCCTGGTGGCGTATCCGGATTTCGAGCCACTCGACCTGACCGGCCCTTTCTCGGTGTTTGCAGGGACAGCCCGCTGGCTGCGTGAGGTCCAGGGCGTTAAGCACGAAACGTACACAGTTGAGGTGCTTGGCACCGAAGTCGGTCCACTCAGAGCCGCTGGCGGGTTAGGCATCCTTGTGGACCGCTCGTTCCACACCATCCGTGATGGGATCGACACCCTCCTGGTGGCTGGAGGTCCAGGCACAAGGAGGGCGCTGCACAACGACGAACTCCTCGCATGGCTACGCCGCATCGCCCCTCGAGTGCGTCGGCTCGGGTCAGTGTGTACGGGAAGTTTCATCTTGGCCGAAGCCGGTTTGCTAGACGGGCGGCGGGCCACAACGCATTGGGCCTGGGGAACGGAACTTGCGCGACTTTATCCGCGGGTCCTCGTGGATGCCGATCCCATCTTTATCCGCGATGGCAACATCTACACCTCGGCTGGAGTGACAGCTGGGATGGACCTCGCGCTGGCGCTCGTCGAGGAAGACTACGGTCGCGAGGTAGCGCTCCAGATCGCTCGCAATCTTGTCTTGTACCTGCGCCGTCCAGGAGGCCAATCTCAGTTCAGTACCCTGCTCGTCGCTCAGGGAAGCAGTCGGGAGCCACTGCGCGAACTGCAAACCTGGATCGCCGAAAATCTGGAGACTGACCTTTCAGTGCTCGCCCTGGCGCGCCGAGTAGCAATGAGTCCCCGGCACTTCGCGCGGGTGTTTACCCATGAAGTGGGCATGCCCCCAGGACAGTTTGTCGAGAAGATGCGGGTCGAAGCTGCCCGTCGACGCCTTGAAGAGTCGCCACAAGGAGTTAAGGTGGTTGCTGTAGACTGCGGCTTCGGTAGCACCGATACCATGCGCCGAGCATTCCTCCGGACGTTGCGAGTTGCC